A stretch of the Rhodospirillales bacterium genome encodes the following:
- a CDS encoding branched-chain amino acid ABC transporter permease: MFAILGISSQALFGQLLIGLINGAFYAMLSLGLALIFGLLNIINFTHGAQYMMGAFAAWLLLTYAGVSYWWALLLAPIIVGVTGIVVERLFLRRLYKLDHLYGLLLTFGLALMLEGGFRQMYGVSGLPYQIPQELLGAYNLGFMFLPKYRAWVVVISLVVCLATWLLIEKTKLGSYLRAATENPSLVRAFGINVPIMITLTYGFGVALAGFAGVLAAPIYQVSPIMGSNLIIVVFAVVVIGGMGSILGSIVTGFALGLIEGLTKVFYPEASSTVIFVIMAIVLLLKPTGLFGRRA; encoded by the coding sequence ATGTTCGCGATCCTCGGCATTTCGTCGCAGGCGTTGTTCGGTCAGCTGCTGATCGGGCTGATCAACGGCGCGTTCTACGCGATGCTGAGTCTCGGGCTCGCCCTGATTTTCGGATTGCTCAACATCATCAACTTCACCCACGGCGCCCAATATATGATGGGCGCTTTCGCGGCGTGGCTGCTGCTGACGTACGCCGGCGTTAGTTACTGGTGGGCGTTGCTCTTGGCGCCGATCATCGTCGGGGTGACCGGAATCGTCGTCGAGCGCCTGTTCCTGCGCCGGCTTTACAAACTCGATCATCTGTATGGCTTGCTGCTCACCTTCGGGCTCGCGCTCATGCTCGAAGGCGGGTTTCGCCAAATGTACGGCGTGTCCGGCTTGCCCTATCAAATCCCGCAGGAGCTGCTCGGCGCCTACAACCTGGGATTCATGTTCCTGCCCAAGTACCGGGCCTGGGTGGTGGTCATTTCCCTCGTCGTCTGCCTGGCCACCTGGCTGTTGATCGAGAAGACCAAGCTCGGTTCCTATTTGCGGGCGGCGACGGAAAACCCGTCCCTGGTGCGCGCCTTCGGCATCAATGTGCCGATCATGATCACGTTGACCTATGGATTTGGCGTGGCCCTGGCCGGGTTCGCGGGCGTGCTCGCCGCGCCGATCTACCAGGTCAGCCCGATCATGGGGTCCAACCTGATCATCGTCGTGTTCGCGGTGGTGGTGATCGGCGGTATGGGATCAATTTTGGGCTCGATCGTCACCGGCTTCGCCCTTGGCCTGATCGAAGGGTTGACCAAGGTCTTCTATCCCGAGGCCTCCAGCACGGTCATTTTCGTCATCATGGCGATCGTGCTGCTGCTCAAGCCCACGGGATTGTTCGGGCGGAGGGCCTGA